In Providencia sneebia DSM 19967, one DNA window encodes the following:
- a CDS encoding NAD(P)H-dependent flavin oxidoreductase, producing MNKSSLFLQHLGLRYPIIQAPMAGISTPELAATVSEAGGLGSLGLGACNVDQARNLITQTQKLTNKPFSVNVFCHKKPKRNIHVEKEWIDYFSAQFDQFQASAPQQLNEVYLSFLDNPQMLALFLELKPKVVSFHFNIPKQSIINQLKAHGIYTMATATNLAEAKIIEHAGIDGIVAQGIEAGGHRGMFDVELKDEQINTHHLVNLLIKQTNLPIIAAGGIMDGFAVNAYLKQGAVAAQLGTAFILCPESAANADYRARLRNAKGIDTALTSAISGRPARGIINSFIRMGQAADRPVIPDYPITYDLGKQLNAAANQFGRDDFAAHWAGTSVDKIREMPAQDLMATLVKEMGA from the coding sequence ATGAATAAATCTTCACTATTTTTGCAGCATTTAGGGTTACGCTATCCAATTATTCAAGCACCTATGGCCGGTATTTCGACACCAGAATTAGCAGCCACAGTGTCTGAAGCAGGAGGGTTGGGCTCATTGGGCCTTGGGGCATGTAATGTTGACCAAGCAAGAAATTTGATAACACAAACACAGAAATTAACCAATAAGCCTTTCAGTGTGAATGTTTTTTGCCATAAAAAACCTAAACGTAATATTCATGTAGAGAAAGAGTGGATTGATTATTTTTCCGCGCAATTTGATCAATTTCAGGCATCAGCACCTCAGCAACTGAATGAAGTTTATTTATCATTTCTGGATAACCCGCAAATGTTGGCGTTATTTTTAGAATTGAAACCTAAAGTTGTCAGCTTTCATTTTAATATCCCTAAACAATCAATTATTAATCAGCTTAAAGCTCATGGTATTTATACAATGGCAACGGCGACTAATTTAGCAGAAGCCAAAATTATAGAACACGCTGGGATTGATGGGATTGTTGCTCAAGGTATTGAAGCGGGTGGGCATCGCGGAATGTTTGATGTTGAGCTTAAAGATGAGCAGATAAACACTCACCATTTAGTTAATCTTCTGATCAAGCAGACTAATTTGCCTATTATTGCTGCTGGTGGGATTATGGATGGTTTTGCCGTTAATGCTTATTTAAAGCAAGGTGCAGTTGCCGCTCAATTAGGCACGGCTTTTATTTTATGTCCAGAATCGGCTGCAAATGCAGATTATCGAGCAAGGCTGAGAAATGCCAAAGGCATTGATACAGCACTGACTTCGGCCATATCGGGTCGTCCAGCAAGAGGCATTATTAATTCATTTATTCGAATGGGGCAAGCTGCGGATAGGCCCGTTATTCCGGATTATCCTATCACTTATGATCTTGGTAAACAGCTTAATGCCGCCGCGAATCAGTTTGGTCGGGATGATTTTGCAGCACATTGGGCAGGAACATCTGTTGATAAAATTAGAGAAATGCCAGCACAAGACTTGATGGCAACCTTAGTTAAGGAGATGGGAGCTTAA
- the dppB gene encoding dipeptide ABC transporter permease DppB gives MLQFILRRLGLVIPTFIGITLLTFAFVHMIPGDPVMIMAGERGLSPERHAYLMAELGLDQPLWKQYLHYINGIFHGDLGISLKSRIEVWDEFFPRFKATMELAICAMIFAVSVGIPVGVLAAVKRGSIFDHTAIGLSLTGYSMPIFWWGIMLIMLVSVQWDLTPVSGRVSDSVFLDDSYPLTGFMLIDTLIWGDDGNFIDAVEHLILPSIVLGTIPLAVIVRMTRSSMLEVLGEDYIRTARAKGVSRARVILIHALRNAMLPVVTVIGLQVGVMLAGAILTETIFSWPGLGRWLIEGLQRRDYPVVQGGVLLVATLIIFVNLVVDVLYGIVNPRIRHKK, from the coding sequence ATGCTGCAATTTATCCTCCGACGCTTGGGGTTAGTTATCCCCACGTTTATCGGTATTACACTACTTACTTTTGCATTTGTTCATATGATCCCAGGTGATCCGGTGATGATTATGGCAGGTGAAAGAGGATTATCGCCTGAAAGGCATGCTTACTTGATGGCTGAATTGGGCTTAGATCAGCCATTATGGAAACAATATCTCCATTACATTAATGGCATATTCCACGGAGATTTAGGAATTTCATTGAAAAGCCGTATTGAAGTTTGGGATGAGTTTTTCCCGCGCTTTAAGGCAACAATGGAATTAGCGATCTGTGCAATGATTTTTGCCGTATCTGTCGGTATTCCTGTTGGCGTTCTTGCTGCTGTAAAACGCGGTTCTATTTTTGATCATACTGCGATAGGGCTATCTTTAACGGGTTACTCAATGCCCATCTTTTGGTGGGGGATCATGCTTATTATGCTGGTCTCAGTACAATGGGACTTAACGCCCGTATCGGGAAGAGTCAGTGATAGTGTGTTCTTGGATGACTCTTATCCATTGACTGGATTTATGTTAATAGACACGCTTATCTGGGGTGATGATGGTAATTTTATTGATGCAGTTGAACATTTGATATTGCCATCAATTGTGCTCGGGACTATTCCACTCGCGGTTATTGTCCGTATGACGCGCTCATCAATGCTTGAAGTTCTGGGTGAAGATTATATTAGAACAGCACGGGCAAAAGGTGTTAGTCGTGCACGAGTTATTCTCATTCATGCGCTACGTAACGCAATGCTTCCGGTTGTCACCGTCATTGGATTACAAGTTGGAGTGATGCTCGCTGGGGCGATTTTAACCGAGACAATTTTCTCATGGCCGGGGTTAGGCCGCTGGTTAATTGAAGGATTGCAGCGTCGTGATTACCCAGTTGTTCAAGGTGGTGTTTTGCTCGTCGCAACATTAATCATCTTTGTTAACCTTGTGGTTGATGTGCTGTATGGCATTGTTAACCCTCGCATTCGCCATAAAAAATAA
- the yhjD gene encoding inner membrane protein YhjD, protein MSNMRDEEQTDESKLKSTLNKSIDNSKKAFTISMRVVNFICAIPFIAHIIRTAQRFNDRMGNQFGAAITYFSFLSLIPVLMFTFAAAGFVLASNPGLLEKLILGISSSISDPTLANTLERTIETAIRQRTTVGLTGLALAVYSGVNWVNNLRLAILAQSRSVWERNEDEHEKIYFRYLRDFLALIGLLIALIVTITLTSVAGSAQATIVRILGLDSIEWLKPVWTLIGLTISILANFLLFLWIFWILPRMQHRRSSLIKGTLLAAIGFEVIKSVMTWILPNLASSPSGAAFGSVIGLMAFFYFFARLTLFCAAWIATDEPKDAQKTDEMLEP, encoded by the coding sequence ATGTCGAATATGCGCGATGAAGAGCAAACAGACGAAAGTAAGTTAAAATCGACACTAAATAAAAGCATTGATAATAGTAAAAAAGCATTTACGATTTCTATGCGAGTGGTAAATTTCATATGTGCAATACCATTTATTGCACATATAATCAGAACTGCACAACGGTTTAATGATCGTATGGGAAACCAGTTTGGTGCTGCTATCACCTATTTTTCTTTTCTTTCTTTAATCCCTGTATTGATGTTCACCTTTGCTGCTGCCGGTTTTGTGCTAGCGAGCAATCCTGGCCTACTTGAAAAATTGATACTTGGTATCTCTTCAAGTATTAGTGACCCTACTTTAGCAAATACTTTAGAAAGAACCATTGAGACAGCTATCCGCCAACGGACAACAGTAGGGCTAACGGGTTTGGCCTTAGCGGTATATTCTGGTGTTAACTGGGTTAATAACTTACGCCTTGCTATTTTGGCTCAATCACGCTCTGTTTGGGAACGTAATGAAGATGAACATGAAAAAATTTACTTCCGTTATTTACGTGATTTTCTAGCACTAATCGGCTTACTTATCGCCTTAATTGTCACCATTACCCTCACTTCGGTTGCAGGCTCAGCTCAAGCGACAATTGTCCGAATATTGGGATTAGATAGCATTGAATGGCTAAAGCCAGTTTGGACTTTAATTGGATTAACCATTTCCATTTTAGCTAATTTTCTACTGTTCTTATGGATTTTCTGGATATTGCCACGAATGCAGCATCGCCGCTCTTCATTAATAAAAGGAACTTTGCTAGCGGCAATTGGCTTCGAAGTCATTAAAAGTGTGATGACGTGGATTTTACCGAATCTAGCTTCATCGCCATCAGGAGCCGCTTTTGGTTCTGTCATTGGTTTGATGGCCTTTTTCTACTTCTTTGCCAGATTGACTCTATTTTGTGCCGCTTGGATAGCAACAGATGAACCGAAAGATGCCCAAAAAACTGATGAAATGTTAGAGCCTTAA
- a CDS encoding insulinase family protein, with protein MQDLKIRYIFSVVILSVAIFANAEPLQPDPAWQQGKLENGFSWQLLPTPQRPNDRIQLRLAIKTGSLVEKANEKGYSYLIPKMALYHQTEAFPSATLQDFWRQATDPDMPIPPAVVSYDYTIYNLSLPNNKPELLKQALSWLATSAAGATYTETSLSNGLNIPQIPVATLPPDTKDPVWQSRLKGSAMQGYDPGQKISGNVALADVNTFYQKWYTPDVMTLYVAGHVDSRMLSDAITQTFSSLEGKRLEPVSVAVLSRVEPQSIDILQDKQAVDTLSLIWDIDWQPINDSNVLLRYWGHDLAREAMYRSLQKTFQTKFGQDGISPTLDCRVQYQKANCTLSISAPPEKMASAIDVTLNELSSLNQNGISPELFKEMINEKQVQLSQLFAAYARTSTDVLAGQRLISQQNGVVDISPEQYQRLRQTFLSGQTLEQANIEVRRLLSQEAAVVLEQPREKQLMNAEQIRKKFSKALWPQAEPAPILEKSEAPAQKNPTKSE; from the coding sequence ATGCAGGATTTGAAAATACGATATATCTTCAGCGTTGTAATCTTATCAGTGGCGATTTTTGCCAATGCTGAACCATTACAACCTGATCCAGCATGGCAGCAAGGAAAGCTGGAAAATGGCTTTAGTTGGCAATTGCTACCAACACCACAGCGGCCAAATGACCGTATCCAACTGCGTTTGGCAATTAAAACGGGTTCATTAGTTGAAAAAGCAAATGAGAAAGGATACAGCTATTTAATTCCTAAAATGGCGCTATATCATCAAACAGAAGCCTTTCCGTCTGCAACATTACAAGATTTTTGGCGTCAGGCAACTGATCCGGATATGCCAATTCCTCCTGCTGTTGTGTCCTATGACTACACAATTTACAATTTAAGTTTGCCGAACAATAAACCTGAATTGCTTAAACAAGCATTAAGCTGGTTAGCGACATCAGCAGCAGGGGCAACTTATACTGAAACTTCGTTGAGTAACGGCCTTAATATTCCCCAAATTCCAGTTGCAACATTACCCCCAGATACAAAAGATCCTGTGTGGCAATCTCGCTTGAAAGGGTCAGCTATGCAGGGGTATGACCCCGGACAAAAGATTAGTGGTAATGTTGCGCTAGCAGATGTGAATACTTTTTATCAAAAATGGTATACGCCTGATGTGATGACACTTTATGTTGCTGGCCATGTTGATTCAAGAATGTTGTCTGATGCGATAACTCAGACGTTTTCGTCATTAGAAGGGAAGCGCCTTGAGCCAGTTTCAGTTGCTGTTTTATCTCGAGTAGAACCCCAATCAATTGATATTTTACAAGATAAACAGGCAGTTGATACTTTGTCTCTGATTTGGGATATTGACTGGCAGCCAATTAATGATTCGAATGTCCTACTGCGTTATTGGGGGCATGATTTGGCAAGAGAGGCAATGTATCGCTCATTACAAAAGACATTTCAGACCAAATTCGGTCAAGATGGTATTTCTCCAACTTTGGATTGCCGCGTGCAATACCAGAAAGCAAACTGTACTTTAAGTATTTCAGCTCCACCCGAAAAAATGGCTTCAGCTATTGATGTGACGCTAAATGAATTGTCATCTTTAAATCAGAATGGTATTTCGCCAGAACTGTTTAAGGAGATGATCAATGAAAAACAAGTGCAATTATCTCAGCTATTTGCGGCATATGCACGTACCAGTACGGATGTTTTAGCTGGGCAACGTTTAATTTCTCAGCAAAATGGTGTTGTCGATATTTCGCCTGAGCAATACCAGCGTTTGAGACAAACTTTCTTATCTGGACAGACGCTTGAGCAGGCTAATATTGAAGTACGGCGCTTATTATCACAAGAAGCCGCAGTTGTGTTAGAGCAGCCGAGAGAGAAGCAGCTAATGAATGCGGAGCAAATTCGTAAGAAGTTTTCTAAGGCGCTTTGGCCACAAGCTGAACCAGCTCCTATTTTAGAAAAAAGTGAAGCACCAGCACAGAAAAATCCAACCAAATCTGAGTAA
- the dppD gene encoding dipeptide ABC transporter ATP-binding protein codes for MALLNVEQLSVHFGDKGAPFKAVDRISYSVEKGQVIGIVGESGSGKSVSSLAIMGLIDYPGKVMAKSLQFDGRDLLSIPENERRQIVGADVAMIFQDPMTSLNPCFKVGYQIMEALKVHQGGNKSTRKQRAIDLLDMVGIPDPKSRLDVYPHQLSGGMSQRVMIAMAIACRPKLLIADEPTTALDVTIQAQIIELLLELQQQENIALVLITHDLALVAEAAHHIIVMYAGQVVESAKATDIFKHPRHPYTQALLRALPEFATNKARLASLPGVVPGKYDRPQGCLLNPRCPYVTERCRIEEPELQFVGDRQVKCHTPLDDMGRPTR; via the coding sequence ATGGCATTGTTAAATGTAGAACAACTTTCGGTGCATTTTGGTGATAAAGGTGCGCCGTTCAAAGCCGTTGACCGCATCAGCTATAGTGTTGAAAAAGGTCAAGTAATTGGCATCGTTGGTGAATCAGGGTCGGGGAAATCAGTCAGTTCATTAGCGATTATGGGGCTGATTGATTATCCGGGTAAAGTGATGGCGAAGTCGTTGCAATTTGATGGGCGCGACTTACTTTCTATTCCTGAAAATGAGCGTAGGCAAATTGTGGGTGCTGATGTTGCTATGATTTTTCAGGACCCAATGACGAGTTTGAATCCATGTTTTAAAGTGGGTTATCAAATAATGGAAGCCTTGAAAGTCCATCAAGGCGGCAATAAAAGTACGCGTAAGCAAAGAGCAATTGATTTGCTTGATATGGTGGGTATTCCTGATCCGAAATCGCGTTTGGATGTTTATCCTCATCAGCTATCAGGTGGAATGAGCCAGCGCGTGATGATTGCCATGGCGATTGCATGTCGTCCTAAACTGTTAATTGCGGATGAGCCAACGACGGCACTTGATGTCACTATTCAAGCTCAAATTATTGAATTATTGCTTGAATTACAGCAACAAGAAAATATAGCGCTGGTACTGATTACCCATGATTTAGCGCTAGTTGCAGAAGCGGCTCATCATATTATTGTGATGTATGCAGGGCAAGTTGTTGAATCAGCAAAAGCAACGGATATCTTTAAACATCCACGTCATCCCTATACACAAGCATTGTTGCGTGCATTACCTGAATTTGCGACAAATAAAGCGCGTTTAGCTTCTTTGCCTGGAGTAGTGCCCGGAAAATATGATAGGCCGCAAGGGTGCTTACTTAATCCGCGTTGTCCGTATGTGACAGAGCGCTGCCGTATTGAAGAACCTGAGTTGCAGTTTGTGGGTGATAGGCAAGTGAAATGCCATACGCCATTGGATGATATGGGAAGGCCAACACGATGA
- a CDS encoding HAMP domain-containing protein, which yields MKARVQRSLTLKSMIAFFAITLFSFALFLAIQFSYLLEQRKNDYLNQLSNAVVQIQKPLTHSLLSSDLKEVKNLLVSLKTSGIMGKAIVTVDDTTVMSLDFATPKPIPDWAVKLVGIPVDMTIPLYAYGNTSLLVKPQGYLTLQVDSNRVYRFAVNTLALMITTYLLLVLIMAIAMTWCVSRMIVRPLRKIALDIQDTNRTDDIQVSDYHRDDELGLLAKNYNRQEKNKIRIKP from the coding sequence ATGAAGGCTCGTGTTCAACGCTCACTCACATTAAAAAGTATGATTGCATTTTTTGCTATCACACTCTTTTCTTTTGCCCTTTTTTTAGCTATTCAATTTAGTTACTTACTTGAACAAAGAAAAAATGATTATTTAAATCAACTAAGTAATGCAGTTGTTCAGATCCAAAAACCTTTGACACATTCTTTACTGAGTTCAGATTTAAAAGAGGTTAAAAATCTACTGGTAAGTTTAAAGACCTCGGGCATTATGGGTAAAGCCATCGTGACAGTAGATGATACAACCGTCATGAGCTTAGATTTTGCAACACCTAAGCCAATCCCTGATTGGGCGGTGAAGTTAGTTGGTATCCCAGTTGATATGACGATACCATTATATGCTTATGGAAATACATCGCTTTTAGTGAAACCTCAAGGCTATTTAACCCTTCAAGTTGATTCTAATCGTGTATATCGCTTTGCAGTTAATACATTGGCATTAATGATAACGACATATTTATTATTGGTTTTGATTATGGCGATTGCGATGACGTGGTGTGTAAGTCGAATGATTGTCAGACCATTACGTAAAATTGCTTTAGATATACAAGATACTAACCGAACAGATGATATTCAAGTATCTGATTATCATCGTGATGATGAACTGGGCTTGCTTGCAAAAAACTATAATCGCCAAGAAAAAAACAAAATTCGTATAAAGCCATGA
- the dppC gene encoding dipeptide ABC transporter permease DppC codes for MSQSTEPQVVSAPKPMTPLQEFWHYFKRNKGAVAGMIYIILMILIAIFAGVLAPHAPDEQFRNFLLTPPVWEEGGSWQFILGTDDVGRDLLSRLMYGARLSLLVGCLVVVLSLIMGVALGVVAGYFGGVVDAVIMRIVDIMLALPSLLLALVLVAIFGPSIVNASIALTFVALPHYVRLTRAAVLVEVNRDYVTASRVAGAGAIRQMFVNILPNCLAPLIVQASLGFSNAILDMAALGFLGMGAQPPTPEWGTMLSDVLQFAQSAWWVVTFPGLAILLTVLAFNLMGDGLRDAFDPKLKQ; via the coding sequence ATGTCTCAATCTACTGAGCCACAGGTTGTCAGCGCCCCTAAGCCAATGACGCCTCTTCAAGAATTTTGGCACTATTTCAAACGAAATAAAGGTGCAGTTGCTGGGATGATTTATATCATCCTCATGATTTTAATTGCGATTTTTGCAGGTGTGCTTGCACCTCATGCTCCTGATGAACAATTCCGTAATTTCTTGCTGACTCCGCCAGTTTGGGAAGAAGGGGGAAGTTGGCAGTTTATTCTTGGTACTGATGATGTTGGTCGAGATCTCCTATCTCGTCTGATGTATGGAGCTCGCTTATCCTTACTTGTCGGTTGCCTTGTCGTCGTGCTTTCACTGATCATGGGAGTGGCACTTGGTGTGGTCGCTGGCTATTTCGGCGGTGTTGTTGATGCTGTCATTATGCGTATTGTCGACATCATGTTAGCTTTGCCAAGTTTATTGCTTGCATTAGTCCTTGTGGCTATTTTTGGCCCATCCATTGTGAATGCGTCAATCGCATTAACCTTTGTTGCATTGCCGCATTATGTCCGATTAACGCGAGCCGCTGTCTTGGTTGAAGTAAACCGAGATTATGTTACAGCTTCGCGAGTGGCTGGTGCAGGGGCTATTCGCCAAATGTTTGTCAATATTCTTCCTAATTGCTTGGCTCCACTCATTGTTCAGGCTTCACTCGGTTTTTCCAATGCTATTTTAGACATGGCTGCTTTGGGTTTTCTTGGGATGGGAGCACAACCACCAACGCCTGAATGGGGAACGATGCTATCGGATGTTCTGCAATTTGCGCAAAGTGCTTGGTGGGTGGTGACATTCCCGGGATTAGCAATCTTATTGACTGTATTAGCGTTTAATCTGATGGGTGATGGTTTACGCGATGCATTTGATCCAAAACTCAAGCAGTGA